In Ghiorsea bivora, a genomic segment contains:
- a CDS encoding DUF4389 domain-containing protein yields the protein MSEENKAYDMNTIVKDKSIWIRLLYMLLFAFLYSAAEFVILAVVVYQFLHVLLTGGDKDERVKNLGSQLSVYVYQILQFQTFNTEDKPFPMADWPAAKKLSPEEDKSKTAPRKRTTTRKTPAKKAAAKKTTSKRTTTKDETKTNETTVDESTQTEDKPTST from the coding sequence ATGAGTGAAGAAAACAAAGCATATGATATGAATACTATCGTTAAAGATAAAAGTATTTGGATACGTCTATTATACATGCTTCTATTTGCCTTCTTATACTCTGCTGCTGAGTTTGTAATTCTTGCAGTGGTTGTGTACCAGTTTTTACATGTACTGCTTACTGGCGGCGATAAAGATGAAAGGGTAAAAAACCTAGGTTCACAACTTTCTGTCTATGTTTATCAAATTTTACAATTCCAAACCTTCAACACAGAAGATAAACCTTTCCCAATGGCAGACTGGCCAGCAGCTAAAAAACTAAGCCCAGAAGAAGACAAATCCAAAACTGCGCCACGCAAACGTACAACCACAAGAAAAACACCTGCAAAAAAAGCAGCTGCTAAAAAAACAACCAGCAAACGTACAACAACAAAAGATGAAACTAAAACCAATGAAACAACGGTTGATGAAAGCACACAAACCGAAGATAAACCAACATCAACATAA
- a CDS encoding DTW domain-containing protein produces the protein MNIYLLTHSRELKRKTNTGVLVQQTLATQCSIFEWQRKQPNPTLMQHIQNESVALLYPHDHSVRLDKQQVLKFDSYILIDATWQEAQKMYNHSPYLHDLSKVVLKPDVASIYTLRRNQKTSGLCTSECVSALLNLYGQTTQANILDNKLTSHIKSLR, from the coding sequence TTGAACATTTACCTTTTAACACACAGCAGAGAGCTCAAACGCAAAACCAATACAGGTGTTTTGGTGCAACAAACCTTAGCAACACAATGTTCGATATTTGAGTGGCAACGTAAACAGCCCAACCCTACACTTATGCAACACATACAAAATGAATCGGTTGCCTTGCTTTACCCGCATGACCATAGTGTTAGACTAGATAAACAACAGGTTCTCAAGTTTGACAGCTATATTCTGATTGATGCGACATGGCAAGAAGCACAAAAAATGTATAACCATAGCCCTTATTTGCATGATTTATCTAAGGTGGTACTTAAACCTGACGTAGCTTCAATATATACACTAAGACGCAATCAAAAAACATCTGGTTTATGTACTTCAGAATGTGTTTCAGCTTTATTAAACCTATATGGTCAAACAACGCAAGCCAACATACTTGATAATAAATTAACAAGTCATATCAAAAGTTTACGTTAA
- a CDS encoding 2-hydroxychromene-2-carboxylate isomerase: MKQVDFYFDFISPYTYLAVMKMDKFVTEHDVQVNWIPVNLPKLIKLSGNTPPANIKNKALYSLRDLKRWAEYLNVPFKMIRPSTFDSRPAMYIAWALAGDERVEFCKAVFEAVWSGDVDMRTEHWLDDIFVQKKLPQAWRHTPHDQAKQELDATTQQALKAGAFGVPTFILHDTPRPKMFFGVDRMDFLSRACL, translated from the coding sequence ATGAAACAAGTTGATTTTTATTTTGATTTTATCAGTCCGTATACTTATTTGGCAGTGATGAAAATGGATAAGTTTGTGACTGAACATGATGTGCAGGTTAATTGGATACCTGTTAACCTACCTAAACTTATCAAACTTTCAGGTAATACACCGCCTGCGAACATTAAAAATAAAGCTTTGTATTCTTTACGTGATTTAAAACGCTGGGCTGAATATTTAAATGTTCCCTTTAAAATGATTCGCCCAAGCACATTTGATAGTCGACCAGCCATGTATATTGCTTGGGCATTGGCAGGGGATGAAAGGGTTGAATTTTGTAAAGCTGTATTTGAAGCCGTGTGGTCGGGTGATGTGGATATGCGTACTGAACATTGGTTGGATGATATTTTTGTACAAAAGAAACTGCCTCAAGCTTGGCGGCATACGCCACACGACCAAGCCAAGCAGGAACTGGATGCAACAACGCAACAAGCCCTAAAAGCAGGTGCTTTTGGTGTGCCAACCTTTATTTTGCACGACACACCACGCCCGAAGATGTTTTTTGGTGTGGACCGTATGGATTTTTTAAGCAGGGCTTGTTTGTAG
- a CDS encoding helix-turn-helix domain-containing protein produces MSKQEQSRSEVIRLYIEGHIKQNTAAKRMDVSTRQVRRIAKKYRQHGAKSLIHGNRGNVVVQ; encoded by the coding sequence ATGAGCAAGCAAGAACAATCACGATCCGAGGTTATACGCCTATATATTGAAGGTCATATTAAACAGAATACAGCGGCAAAACGTATGGATGTTAGCACACGTCAAGTTCGCCGGATAGCCAAGAAATATCGCCAGCACGGTGCTAAATCATTGATTCATGGCAATCGAGGTAATGTAGTGGTCCAGTAA